A window of Ranitomeya variabilis isolate aRanVar5 chromosome 2, aRanVar5.hap1, whole genome shotgun sequence contains these coding sequences:
- the MTHFSD gene encoding methenyltetrahydrofolate synthase domain-containing protein isoform X3, with protein MEAVITLRAGCSKWDVRQKVWDYMEHSNLADFPRPVHHRIPNFKAAHQASRRLTALEVFSHTQEIKVDPDKPLEGVRLAALQANKTLLVPTPRLRTGLFNRITPPPGANKEALRICSTSQGVKDFSIPLGLDSAMRVDLVVVGSVAVSEKGWRIGKGEGFADMEFAMMVAMGAVTERTVVVTVVHDCQVLDFPEDLLDDHDLTVDYVLTPTRVIKTGCTRPKPQGIIWSKISRDLMSKIPILRRLQEMERSAGKDVTLKSEEELPMRSPTRGSTRAAHPTSTVPTTDHPDQSQVSTVYIGNIPPTTRVSELKGILRERGASPVHLTWQGAQHQAFLDYTDPQGAQRALLILEGLSIGGQRVWVEMARTQWDRENGDQR; from the exons ATGGAGGCTGTGATCACACTCCGAGCTG GGTGCAGTAAGTGGGACGTTCGGCAGAAGGTTTGGGATTATATGGAGCACAGTAATCTGGCAGATTTCCCTCGCCCCGTTCATCACCGGATCCCAAACTTTAAG GCAGCGCACCAGGCCAGCCGCCGGCTCACGGCTCTGGAGGTTTTCAGCCACACACAAGAAATCAAAGTGGATCCGGACAAACCCCTGGAAGGCGTCCGGCTGGCGGCTCTGCAG GCCAATAAAACATTGCTGGTTCCGACTCCGCGACTCAGAACCGGACTCTTTAACCGGATCACTCCACCTCCAGGGGCCAACAAAGAGGCGCTGAGGATCTGCTCCACCTCCCAG GGGGTGAAGGATTTCAGCATCCCGTTGGGCCTGGATTCTGCGATGCGGGTAGATCTGGTGGTTGTGGGATCTGTCGCTGTATCAGAGAAAG GGTGGAGAATCGGGAAAGGAGAGGGTTTTGCAGATATGGAGTTTGCGATGATGGTGGCCATGGGCGCGGTGACAGAGCGGACCGTGGTGGTCACTGTGGTCCATGATTGTCAG GTTCTGGATTTCCCAGAGGATCTGCTGGATGATCACGACCTGACCGTAGATTATGTTCTCACCCCGACCCGGGTCATCAAAACTGGCTGCACTCGCCCAAAGCCACAGGGGATTATATGGTCCAAG ATCAGTCGAGACCTAATGAGTAAGATTCCGATCCTGAGGAGACTGCAAGAAATGGAGCGGAGCGCTGGGAAAGACGTGACGCTGAAGAGTGAAGAGGAGCTGCCCATGAGGAGCCCGACCAGGGGGTCAACAAGAGCGGCCCACCCCACTTCCACTGTGCCCACCACAGACCACCCAGACCAGAGCCAGGTCAGCACTGTGTATATAGGGAATATCCCCCCCACTACCAGAGTCAGTGAGCTGAAGGGCATACTACGAGAACGGGGGGCTTCTCCGGTGCACCTGACCTGGCAGGGAGCCCAGCACCAAGCCTTCCTGGACTACACGGACCCACAGGGGGCCCAGAGGGCTCTGCTAATCCTGGAGGGGCTGAGTATTGGGGGGCAGCGAGTGTGGGTAGAAATGGCCAGAACCCAGTGGGACAGAGAGAATGGGGATCAGAGGTAG
- the MTHFSD gene encoding methenyltetrahydrofolate synthase domain-containing protein isoform X4, whose translation MEAVITLRAGCSKWDVRQKVWDYMEHSNLADFPRPVHHRIPNFKGAVQACERLSTLQEFQSAQTVKINPDTPQRTARFLTLQANKTLLVPTPRLRTGLFNRITPPPGANKEALRICSTSQGVKDFSIPLGLDSAMRVDLVVVGSVAVSEKGWRIGKGEGFADMEFAMMVAMGAVTERTVVVTVVHDCQVLDFPEDLLDDHDLTVDYVLTPTRVIKTGCTRPKPQGIIWSKISRDLMSKIPILRRLQEMERSAGKDVTLKSEEELPMRSPTRGSTRAAHPTSTVPTTDHPDQSQVSTVYIGNIPPTTRVSELKGILRERGASPVHLTWQGAQHQAFLDYTDPQGAQRALLILEGLSIGGQRVWVEMARTQWDRENGDQR comes from the exons ATGGAGGCTGTGATCACACTCCGAGCTG GGTGCAGTAAGTGGGACGTTCGGCAGAAGGTTTGGGATTATATGGAGCACAGTAATCTGGCAGATTTCCCTCGCCCCGTTCATCACCGGATCCCAAACTTTAAG GGGGCGGTTCAGGCCTGCGAGCGATTATCAACTCTGCAGGAATTCCAATCGGCGCAGACGGTTAAGATAAATCCTGACACTCCGCAGAGGACGGCGCGGTTCCTCACCCTACAA GCCAATAAAACATTGCTGGTTCCGACTCCGCGACTCAGAACCGGACTCTTTAACCGGATCACTCCACCTCCAGGGGCCAACAAAGAGGCGCTGAGGATCTGCTCCACCTCCCAG GGGGTGAAGGATTTCAGCATCCCGTTGGGCCTGGATTCTGCGATGCGGGTAGATCTGGTGGTTGTGGGATCTGTCGCTGTATCAGAGAAAG GGTGGAGAATCGGGAAAGGAGAGGGTTTTGCAGATATGGAGTTTGCGATGATGGTGGCCATGGGCGCGGTGACAGAGCGGACCGTGGTGGTCACTGTGGTCCATGATTGTCAG GTTCTGGATTTCCCAGAGGATCTGCTGGATGATCACGACCTGACCGTAGATTATGTTCTCACCCCGACCCGGGTCATCAAAACTGGCTGCACTCGCCCAAAGCCACAGGGGATTATATGGTCCAAG ATCAGTCGAGACCTAATGAGTAAGATTCCGATCCTGAGGAGACTGCAAGAAATGGAGCGGAGCGCTGGGAAAGACGTGACGCTGAAGAGTGAAGAGGAGCTGCCCATGAGGAGCCCGACCAGGGGGTCAACAAGAGCGGCCCACCCCACTTCCACTGTGCCCACCACAGACCACCCAGACCAGAGCCAGGTCAGCACTGTGTATATAGGGAATATCCCCCCCACTACCAGAGTCAGTGAGCTGAAGGGCATACTACGAGAACGGGGGGCTTCTCCGGTGCACCTGACCTGGCAGGGAGCCCAGCACCAAGCCTTCCTGGACTACACGGACCCACAGGGGGCCCAGAGGGCTCTGCTAATCCTGGAGGGGCTGAGTATTGGGGGGCAGCGAGTGTGGGTAGAAATGGCCAGAACCCAGTGGGACAGAGAGAATGGGGATCAGAGGTAG